One Myxococcota bacterium genomic region harbors:
- a CDS encoding nuclear transport factor 2 family protein — MSNPTSLVERYLAAWNERDARRRADLIAKTYTEAASYLDSHRSGQGHEGLSAMIAAVHGQFPDAYRFRLASEVESHHDVLRFRWEAGGTADAPLHFGGTDFCVVSADGRLASVTGFTDFAPSH, encoded by the coding sequence ATGAGCAACCCCACCTCTCTCGTCGAACGCTATCTCGCCGCCTGGAACGAGCGCGACGCGCGGCGCCGCGCCGACCTGATCGCGAAGACCTACACCGAGGCCGCGAGCTACCTGGACTCGCACCGCAGCGGCCAGGGCCACGAGGGCTTGTCCGCCATGATCGCCGCCGTCCACGGCCAGTTCCCGGACGCCTACCGCTTCCGGCTGGCCAGCGAGGTCGAGTCACACCACGACGTGCTGCGCTTCCGCTGGGAGGCCGGCGGCACCGCCGACGCGCCGCTGCATTTCGGCGGCACGGACTTCTGCGTGGTGTCTGCGGACGGACGCCTGGCGTCGGTCACGGGCTTCACGGACTTCGCGCCGAGTCACTGA
- a CDS encoding SURF1 family protein, producing the protein MSSFQPGRGPTVLTLCAVAAFCALGFWQISRLHWRERDLAEKAARTLLEPVPLAEASRDPRASAFRRVIARGRFELADSMIVPAERGQELGGRVLTPLREEGAADDTPRVLVDRGWIPEASFQQFLPPDPGSPQALGEPVEVHGLALELATRDAQPGPRTDRKTYQARFNPDRPGVIAKIAAQIPYPLAPVMVQSAEPEPGGLPIGEAAKPASPVDHRAYAITWFAVAALCLAAYVEYGFRRAREQAEAASRARARSAAQ; encoded by the coding sequence GTGAGCTCGTTCCAGCCCGGCCGCGGTCCCACGGTGCTCACGCTGTGCGCGGTGGCCGCGTTCTGCGCGCTCGGCTTCTGGCAGATCAGCCGCCTGCACTGGCGCGAGCGCGACCTGGCCGAGAAGGCGGCGCGCACCCTGCTCGAGCCGGTGCCGCTCGCCGAGGCCAGCCGCGACCCGCGGGCGAGCGCGTTCCGCCGCGTGATCGCACGCGGCCGCTTCGAGCTTGCCGACTCGATGATCGTGCCCGCCGAGCGCGGGCAGGAGCTGGGCGGCCGCGTGCTCACGCCGCTGCGCGAAGAGGGCGCGGCCGACGACACCCCGCGCGTGCTCGTCGACCGCGGCTGGATCCCGGAGGCGTCGTTCCAGCAGTTCCTGCCGCCCGACCCCGGCAGTCCGCAGGCGCTGGGCGAGCCCGTCGAGGTGCACGGCCTGGCGCTCGAGCTCGCCACGCGCGACGCACAGCCCGGCCCGCGCACCGACCGCAAGACCTACCAGGCGCGCTTCAACCCGGACCGCCCGGGGGTGATCGCCAAGATCGCCGCGCAGATCCCGTACCCGCTGGCGCCGGTCATGGTGCAATCCGCGGAGCCCGAGCCCGGTGGCCTGCCGATCGGCGAGGCCGCCAAGCCCGCGAGCCCGGTCGACCACCGCGCCTATGCCATCACCTGGTTCGCGGTCGCGGCGCTGTGTCTGGCGGCCTACGTCGAGTACGGGTTCAGGCGCGCGCGCGAGCAGGCCGAAGCCGCCTCGCGCGCGCGCGCACGTTCCGCCGCTCAGTGA
- a CDS encoding SCO family protein, which translates to MRALALLAALGLVVCAAAGCRRNVYVGHGTVESVDREQHQAVIAHEAIPGLMDAMTMSFDVPDPAVLERLAPGRRIEFDLEVSERSFRIVGARAEGASGAVRAPSVSSMVNERDPAPAFSLIDQAGQPVTLASLRGTTLLLDFVYTHCMGPCPILTAKHVELQRALPPETRAHTRFVSITLDPANDTPAALTRYAQDRGADLSDWSFLTGPEADVADVVRRFGVGTLRTPDGAIDHVVATFVVDRDGRIAKRFLGLEHSVDELRAALVEVAGAS; encoded by the coding sequence GTGCGCGCGCTCGCCCTCCTCGCCGCACTGGGGCTCGTGGTGTGCGCGGCTGCCGGCTGCCGGCGCAACGTGTACGTGGGTCACGGCACCGTCGAGTCGGTCGACCGCGAGCAGCATCAGGCCGTGATCGCGCACGAGGCGATTCCCGGCCTGATGGATGCGATGACCATGAGCTTCGACGTGCCCGACCCCGCGGTGCTCGAGCGCCTGGCGCCGGGCCGGCGCATCGAGTTCGACCTCGAGGTGAGTGAGCGCAGCTTCCGCATCGTGGGCGCGCGCGCCGAGGGTGCGTCCGGAGCGGTGCGCGCGCCGAGTGTCTCGTCGATGGTGAACGAGCGCGACCCCGCGCCCGCGTTCTCGCTGATCGACCAGGCCGGCCAGCCCGTGACCCTGGCCTCGCTGCGGGGCACGACGCTGCTGCTCGACTTCGTGTACACGCACTGCATGGGCCCGTGTCCGATCCTCACCGCCAAGCACGTCGAGCTGCAGCGCGCGCTCCCGCCCGAGACCCGCGCGCACACGCGCTTCGTGTCGATCACGCTCGATCCCGCGAACGACACACCCGCGGCGCTCACGCGCTACGCGCAGGACCGGGGCGCGGATCTCTCGGACTGGTCGTTCCTCACCGGGCCGGAGGCCGACGTGGCCGACGTGGTGCGCCGCTTCGGAGTGGGCACGCTGCGCACGCCCGACGGCGCGATCGACCACGTGGTCGCGACCTTCGTGGTGGACCGCGACGGCCGGATCGCGAAGCGCTTCCTCGGGCTCGAGCACTCCGTCGACGAGCTGCGCGCGGCGCTGGTCGAGGTGGCGGGCGCATCGTGA
- a CDS encoding cytochrome c oxidase subunit 3 — protein MIELRPRGRAELVPSAVLAMLIFVFTEVMLFSGFISAFTIMRGSAVLWPPPGQPRLPIEQTAFNTSLLVASGVVLYFVRRRYTVELGKLRYGLAAAIVLGGSFVLLQGREWAQMLRQGLTLRSSNLGSFFYLIVGAHALHAVVALGILIYAWVRLGRRSVPRNTLAAAEIFWYFVVGIWPILYWRVYLS, from the coding sequence GTGATCGAGCTCCGACCCAGGGGCCGCGCGGAGCTCGTCCCGAGCGCGGTTCTGGCCATGCTGATCTTCGTGTTCACCGAGGTGATGCTGTTCTCGGGCTTCATCTCGGCCTTCACGATCATGCGCGGCTCGGCCGTGCTGTGGCCGCCGCCCGGGCAGCCGCGCCTGCCGATCGAGCAGACCGCGTTCAACACCTCCCTGCTGGTCGCGAGCGGCGTGGTGCTGTACTTCGTTCGCCGGCGCTACACGGTGGAGCTCGGGAAGCTGCGCTACGGGCTCGCCGCGGCGATCGTCCTGGGCGGCAGCTTCGTGCTGCTGCAGGGCCGCGAGTGGGCCCAGATGCTCCGCCAGGGGCTGACGCTGCGCTCGAGCAACCTGGGCAGCTTCTTCTACCTGATCGTCGGCGCGCACGCGCTGCACGCGGTCGTGGCGCTCGGGATCCTGATCTACGCCTGGGTGCGGCTGGGGCGGCGCTCGGTGCCGCGCAACACTCTGGCTGCGGCCGAGATCTTCTGGTACTTCGTGGTCGGGATCTGGCCGATCCTCTACTGGCGGGTCTACCTGTCGTGA
- a CDS encoding cytochrome C oxidase subunit IV family protein, giving the protein MTSPAHDSHDHGHGTGEHTHHPNYWQIWAILCVLLCISVAGPFLGIKIVTLITAFGIALVKAYLVAKNFMHINLAAKYVTYFIVTALVFMFLFFAGTAPDVMKPQGRNWTKPAWLDGSIHATMMGAEHGEEHGEPAEPAAEHEEH; this is encoded by the coding sequence ATGACTTCACCCGCACACGACTCACACGATCACGGGCACGGCACCGGCGAGCACACGCACCACCCCAACTACTGGCAGATCTGGGCGATCCTGTGCGTGCTCCTGTGCATCAGCGTGGCGGGCCCGTTCCTGGGCATCAAGATCGTCACGCTGATCACGGCCTTCGGGATCGCACTGGTGAAGGCCTATCTCGTCGCGAAGAACTTCATGCACATCAACCTCGCGGCGAAGTATGTGACTTACTTCATCGTGACCGCGCTCGTGTTCATGTTCCTGTTCTTCGCCGGCACCGCGCCCGACGTGATGAAGCCGCAGGGCCGGAACTGGACCAAGCCCGCCTGGCTCGACGGCTCGATCCACGCCACCATGATGGGTGCCGAGCACGGTGAGGAGCACGGCGAACCGGCCGAGCCCGCCGCCGAGCACGAGGAGCACTGA
- a CDS encoding cytochrome c oxidase subunit 3, producing the protein MSATAAGRPIATTRSAAGMPTGRLAVWWVIASEIVIFGGLLGSYIMFRLSHDAFAQQAAHTNTLVGTINTFVLLTSSLAAVLGHKYAEEGNGPKAARQLYLTALGGLIFAGIKFLYEWPTEIHHGFTISSSPFWAFYYTACGIHAAHVIAGVTIMLFIAPAARKGQELQRVELIGIYWHFVDVVWIFLFPLLYIAK; encoded by the coding sequence ATGTCCGCAACCGCAGCAGGCCGACCGATCGCCACGACGCGCAGCGCCGCCGGGATGCCGACCGGCCGGCTGGCCGTGTGGTGGGTGATCGCGTCGGAGATCGTGATCTTCGGCGGGCTCCTCGGCAGCTACATCATGTTCCGCCTGTCGCACGACGCATTCGCGCAGCAGGCCGCGCACACGAACACGCTGGTCGGCACGATCAACACCTTCGTGCTGCTCACGTCGAGCCTCGCCGCCGTGCTCGGTCACAAGTACGCCGAGGAGGGCAACGGCCCGAAGGCGGCGCGCCAGCTGTACCTGACGGCACTGGGCGGGCTGATCTTCGCGGGGATCAAGTTCCTGTACGAGTGGCCCACCGAGATCCACCACGGCTTCACGATCTCGTCGAGCCCGTTCTGGGCGTTCTACTACACGGCGTGCGGCATTCACGCGGCGCACGTGATCGCGGGCGTAACCATCATGCTGTTCATCGCGCCGGCGGCGCGCAAGGGCCAGGAGCTGCAGCGCGTGGAGCTGATCGGGATCTACTGGCACTTCGTCGACGTGGTCTGGATCTTCCTCTTCCCGCTGCTCTACATCGCGAAGTGA
- a CDS encoding cbb3-type cytochrome c oxidase subunit I, with protein MVTQQAEHHDEHAHHPEQSFVSKYLLSTDHKIICFQYMFTGMAMGMIGAFFAYVFRMQMAFPGTHVPGWGLVTPADYNMLITNHGAIMIFWVAMPVLIAAFGNYLIPLMIGADDMVFPRINRLSYQIFLLSSIVLVVSFFVPGGGFAGAWTMYPPLSAKAQYSLTGDGSTVFVLAVALEFVAFLLGGINFVTTAMNSRAPGMKFHDIPIVVWMIVIASILFMASVGPLIAGAIMLLFDQRLGTAFFDPNRGGDPILWQHLFWFFGHPEVYVVLLPAVGITAEIITTMSRKKLFAYKTVLHTAIFTGVLSFTVWAHHQFVAGIDPRMANIFTVTTLIISIPIAEMMFVYIATLYGGSITLNTPMLWALGFIGSFLIGGVTGIFLGSSGADIYLHDTYFVLAHFHYTFFPIAIIGTYAGLTFWFPKMFGKMMNDTLGRLHFWLTFVPFNCIFIPLFFTGLMGDHRRIFDYTNFTELSTPTLQHLRSFATISLLVMLSAQLIFIYNFVTSLLWGPKAEQNPWRSNTLEWTAASPPPHGNWPTLPTVYRGPYEYSHPDRAEDYWPQNAPS; from the coding sequence ATGGTCACTCAGCAGGCAGAGCACCACGACGAGCACGCGCACCATCCTGAGCAGTCGTTCGTCTCGAAGTATCTGCTCTCGACCGACCACAAGATCATCTGCTTCCAGTACATGTTCACCGGCATGGCGATGGGCATGATCGGCGCCTTCTTCGCCTACGTGTTCCGCATGCAGATGGCCTTCCCCGGCACGCACGTGCCGGGCTGGGGGCTCGTGACTCCCGCCGACTACAACATGCTGATCACGAACCACGGCGCGATCATGATCTTCTGGGTCGCGATGCCGGTGCTGATCGCGGCCTTCGGGAACTACCTCATCCCGCTCATGATCGGCGCGGACGACATGGTGTTCCCGCGCATCAACCGGCTCTCGTACCAGATCTTCCTGTTGTCCTCGATCGTGCTGGTGGTGTCGTTCTTCGTGCCGGGCGGTGGCTTCGCCGGCGCCTGGACCATGTATCCGCCGCTCTCGGCCAAGGCGCAGTACTCACTCACCGGCGACGGCTCGACGGTGTTCGTGCTGGCGGTGGCACTCGAGTTCGTGGCGTTCCTCCTGGGCGGCATCAACTTCGTGACCACCGCGATGAACTCACGCGCCCCGGGGATGAAGTTCCACGACATCCCGATCGTGGTGTGGATGATCGTGATCGCGAGCATCCTGTTCATGGCGTCGGTCGGTCCGCTGATCGCCGGCGCGATCATGCTCCTGTTCGATCAGCGCCTCGGCACCGCGTTCTTCGACCCCAACCGCGGCGGCGACCCGATCCTCTGGCAGCACCTGTTCTGGTTCTTCGGTCACCCCGAGGTGTACGTGGTGCTGCTGCCGGCGGTGGGAATCACGGCCGAGATCATCACCACCATGTCGCGCAAGAAGCTGTTCGCGTACAAGACCGTGCTGCACACGGCCATCTTCACGGGCGTGCTGTCGTTCACGGTCTGGGCGCACCACCAGTTCGTCGCGGGCATCGACCCGCGCATGGCGAACATCTTCACGGTCACGACGCTGATCATCTCGATCCCGATCGCCGAGATGATGTTCGTCTACATCGCCACGCTGTACGGCGGCTCGATCACGCTCAACACCCCCATGCTCTGGGCGCTGGGCTTCATCGGCTCGTTCTTGATCGGCGGAGTCACCGGCATCTTCCTGGGCTCGAGCGGCGCCGACATCTACCTGCACGACACCTACTTCGTGCTCGCGCACTTCCACTACACGTTCTTCCCGATCGCGATCATCGGGACGTACGCCGGACTGACTTTCTGGTTCCCGAAGATGTTCGGGAAGATGATGAACGACACGCTGGGCCGGCTGCACTTCTGGCTCACCTTCGTGCCGTTCAACTGCATCTTCATCCCGCTGTTCTTCACGGGCCTGATGGGCGATCACCGGCGCATCTTCGACTACACGAACTTCACGGAGCTCTCGACGCCGACGCTGCAGCATCTGCGCTCGTTCGCGACGATCTCGCTTCTGGTCATGCTCTCGGCGCAGCTGATCTTCATCTACAACTTCGTGACCAGCCTCCTGTGGGGTCCGAAGGCCGAGCAGAACCCGTGGCGCTCGAACACGCTCGAGTGGACCGCCGCCTCGCCGCCGCCGCACGGCAACTGGCCCACGCTGCCCACCGTGTACCGCGGCCCGTACGAGTACAGTCACCCCGACCGCGCCGAAGACTACTGGCCGCAGAACGCGCCGAGCTGA
- a CDS encoding cytochrome C oxidase subunit II, giving the protein MFSKNLIEYFVPQVSSYAHDIDYIFDVVFWIVIAFWFVLAEGVFLWLILSWRKKPGVKAQYITGELKHEKRWITWPHYVIMVCDVFIVAIAINVWYKVKQDVPPADQTVRIVAQQWAWSFVDPGPDGKLDTADDIKTVDELHLVVNKTYEYKLEARDVLHSLSIPVFRLKQDAIPGRIVTGWFRPMKTGTYEIQCAEICGFGHGLMPARVIIETPEQHTAWLSGYGTTTASAAGE; this is encoded by the coding sequence ATGTTCAGCAAGAACCTGATCGAGTACTTCGTCCCACAAGTCTCGAGCTACGCACACGACATCGACTACATCTTCGACGTCGTGTTCTGGATCGTGATCGCCTTCTGGTTCGTGCTGGCCGAGGGCGTGTTCCTGTGGCTGATCCTGAGCTGGCGCAAGAAGCCCGGCGTGAAGGCGCAGTACATCACGGGCGAGCTGAAGCACGAGAAGCGTTGGATCACCTGGCCGCACTACGTGATCATGGTTTGCGACGTCTTCATCGTCGCGATCGCGATCAACGTCTGGTACAAGGTCAAGCAGGACGTTCCGCCCGCGGACCAGACCGTGCGCATCGTGGCGCAGCAGTGGGCCTGGAGCTTCGTGGACCCCGGCCCCGACGGTAAGCTCGACACCGCCGACGACATCAAGACCGTCGACGAGCTGCACCTGGTCGTGAACAAGACCTACGAGTACAAGCTCGAGGCGCGCGACGTGCTGCACAGTCTGTCGATCCCCGTGTTCCGGCTGAAGCAGGACGCGATCCCCGGGCGCATCGTGACCGGCTGGTTCAGGCCGATGAAGACGGGCACGTACGAGATCCAGTGCGCGGAGATCTGCGGCTTCGGCCACGGGCTCATGCCCGCGCGCGTGATCATCGAGACACCCGAACAACACACGGCGTGGCTGTCGGGGTACGGCACGACCACCGCGTCGGCCGCGGGAGAGTAG
- a CDS encoding c-type cytochrome: MGQRKAVLLFAALSLALAGNASAQDLARGKELFSMCSHCHGAQAQGDAAALAPSIAGLDAWYIETQIGKFRDNERAAHFDDIAGMRMRGMAKWLKTPEDIKSVAAYIATLPKVKDFTLTGGDPAKGAALYAPCSGCHGLNGEGMQAVGAPPLAHTSDWYLHTQLKNYQAGVRGSDPRDIGGSAMRPMAMILSDEQSLKDLLAHVATLKGVAPGAGSE, from the coding sequence ATGGGGCAGCGCAAGGCAGTTCTCTTGTTCGCGGCGCTCTCGCTCGCACTCGCTGGCAACGCTTCCGCGCAGGACCTGGCACGCGGCAAGGAGTTGTTCTCGATGTGCAGTCACTGCCACGGCGCGCAGGCGCAGGGCGACGCGGCGGCGCTCGCGCCGTCGATCGCCGGCCTCGACGCCTGGTACATCGAGACGCAGATCGGGAAGTTCCGCGACAACGAGCGCGCGGCTCACTTCGACGACATCGCCGGCATGCGGATGCGCGGCATGGCGAAGTGGCTGAAGACGCCGGAAGACATCAAGTCGGTCGCGGCCTACATCGCCACGCTGCCCAAGGTGAAGGATTTCACGCTCACGGGCGGTGACCCGGCCAAGGGCGCCGCGCTCTACGCGCCGTGCAGCGGCTGTCACGGGCTGAACGGCGAGGGCATGCAGGCCGTCGGCGCGCCGCCGCTCGCGCACACCAGTGACTGGTACCTGCACACGCAGCTCAAGAACTACCAGGCGGGGGTCCGCGGCAGCGACCCGCGCGACATCGGCGGCTCGGCGATGCGGCCGATGGCCATGATCCTGAGCGACGAGCAGTCGCTCAAGGACCTGCTGGCGCACGTCGCCACGTTGAAGGGCGTCGCTCCCGGCGCCGGTTCGGAGTAA
- a CDS encoding helix-turn-helix domain-containing protein — protein sequence MVRPRQFDPAAVDAALLGVFWARGYARASIEEIADATGLLRGSLYAAYGSKEDMFRAAVRRYVADLAAALATERRGLGALEHVLETVVRLTVEDPERRGCVILNAVPEAHALSGKTRAELARALESMPALLRARLREAAADAGAALELEPLVALLFAATVSIRVLGRAGMDSGLLRDIARGAIEAARRGVTHADRPDRTPTTQ from the coding sequence ATGGTCCGCCCCCGACAGTTCGATCCCGCCGCGGTCGACGCCGCCCTCCTGGGGGTGTTCTGGGCGCGCGGGTACGCGCGCGCCTCGATCGAGGAGATCGCCGACGCCACGGGTCTCCTGCGCGGCAGCCTGTACGCGGCCTACGGCAGCAAGGAGGACATGTTCCGGGCCGCCGTGCGCCGCTATGTCGCGGACTTGGCGGCCGCGCTCGCCACGGAGCGGCGCGGGCTCGGAGCGCTCGAGCACGTGCTCGAGACGGTCGTGCGCCTCACGGTCGAGGACCCGGAGCGCCGCGGCTGCGTGATCCTGAACGCGGTCCCCGAAGCGCACGCGCTCTCGGGGAAGACCCGAGCCGAGCTCGCGCGCGCGCTCGAGTCGATGCCCGCGCTCCTGCGCGCGCGGCTGCGCGAGGCGGCGGCCGACGCCGGCGCGGCGCTCGAGCTCGAGCCGCTCGTCGCCCTTCTGTTCGCAGCGACCGTCTCGATCCGCGTGCTCGGGCGCGCCGGAATGGATTCGGGACTGCTGCGCGACATCGCCCGGGGGGCGATCGAAGCCGCCAGGAGAGGAGTGACTCATGCCGATCGACCCGACCGAACGCCAACGACGCAGTGA
- a CDS encoding nuclear transport factor 2 family protein codes for MPIDPTERQRRSDLVRAHFAAENAHDADGILGTFAPEAVMLYNRQVFPDPVSIRAGHSYIGMTAAPGAFAGLRAEIDAEHFTDAEVVIEGRLTGKHAAEFGGFPPTGREVELPFVSFYRFDAAGKLVSERVVMNLGPLRE; via the coding sequence ATGCCGATCGACCCGACCGAACGCCAACGACGCAGTGACCTGGTGCGCGCACACTTCGCCGCCGAGAACGCGCACGACGCCGATGGCATCCTCGGCACCTTCGCGCCCGAGGCAGTCATGCTCTACAACCGCCAGGTGTTTCCCGACCCGGTCAGCATCCGCGCGGGTCACAGCTACATCGGCATGACCGCCGCGCCCGGAGCCTTCGCCGGCCTGCGCGCCGAGATCGACGCCGAGCACTTCACCGACGCCGAAGTCGTGATCGAGGGGCGACTCACCGGCAAGCACGCCGCGGAGTTCGGCGGCTTCCCGCCCACCGGCCGCGAGGTCGAGCTGCCCTTCGTGTCGTTCTACCGCTTCGACGCGGCGGGAAAGCTCGTCTCGGAGCGCGTGGTGATGAACCTGGGCCCGCTGCGCGAGTGA